cttctgttgtttcttcttcttcttcttcttcttcttcttcttcttcttcttctgttgttgttgttgtttcttcttcttcttctgttgttgttgtcattgttgacgtttaagagtaggcttaaaactttcctgtTTGATAAAGGTTATAGTTAGGGCCAACCAAgctcgccttggaccagcccttagttatgctgctataggcctagactgctgggggacttccaTTGATGCATAGaactcttctctcctcctcttcatctgtatgtattcatttaccattaatgcatgtaactaacttgacttcttccctggagttctttgtgctttctcatccgcaggaaaccccatGGACCACGGTGACGTGGGGATGTGGAGCTGTTGCTGCTatagctgctgtttgttgttgctagtcatgtaGGCCTATctactgttattgttgttgctgttgttgttctgcttctctgtcccACTGTGTACAGTATTGTGAATAACTTTGCAAACATATTTAACAGCCCAGTTTCTGTAGGGGTGGAAATTTTTGTTAAAtatctttcctcctgtttctcttAAGTTAGGAGTTATGTCagtgatttgtatttttgtttctttatgtttaaatagGTAATTTTAGGTTGATTAGCtttatttcccttttgtttgttgttttgctgttaacTCACCCTGAAACCACAaccatgaaataaacatttaaaggctgcaaaatcccttgttgctgctttttttttttggcagctgGGGAGAGGGAGTGTCATTTTCATGTTGCGCCAGGGTTTCTCTTAGGCCGGGtcataacaatatatttttatattcttctGCTTCTCCCAGTTTAAAAGCCCCTAATGATAGACCCACAGAGATGTTTTTGCCTATTTTGCTTGATTAGACCTCTACTTGCAGTGTGTGGGCCTGTATAGACTgtctttgattgacatctcccctaaagaaataaaacacatttccaatcCACTGGAGATAGAAATATGAATGTATATTCAGactatacaatatatatctaaaaaacacagcagtagagTGAACAAAAGAGTCATTAAGTTTCATTCAGCGTATTCTGCTCATTCATCATTCACCACAATTGGATCACTCACTCAGTATACAGCAGGTTTAAATGTTTAGTGTGTTCATAATGGAAAAGTgacttttaattgatttttgtgtgtgctatTGATGGATAATATTCTCCcaaaatgcaatgcacaaaACAAATTGAGGGAGCTACAGTACTCACAGCTGTGGCAGGTTCTGAAGAATGATGGCagtgtacacacaatatataaaaaatgtccCTCTGAAGAAGAGTGTCAGACAGATATATTGcatagttgcttgtaattactgttgcttgtaattactatttatatacagtaaatctcatacaTTAATTGGAAAAGTCTGTAGATATATGGGATAattgcttgtaattactttcagataatgtttatataaggtAATGATTATTAACAAGTAAGCCATTTTCGCATTATCCTATTTTTTGTACAATatcaaaccaatattttttaccaggaatttacagtaaatagatgagataatcacatacaattaaagcctaaagctctcaagataccattaatgggtgttaaaggaggataatttgaatataattttatgtaatttttttgtgttttacatccagaaattcATGCTTTGATGGGGCAGTCTTAAGGATAAATTGGATAATTcaatgaatttacaaaagaatactgtataaaacaagccattatttaaattaggtaattttatggtatttctgcaatgtttttctttttttttgtgcacatttatacatttatttaacattatagcaatattttataatttttttgtttttatttttacagttggactgtaaaaatgcagatactgtttacagtaaatatctgtattttaaaaaaaaaccttagtagaataactaaaggttttGTGTTAACTAAGTGTTTGGCAccttttgctgccagactttttaccatttttttacttttttttttttttacattaaatttaaagtaaaaaaacagaaagtttacttaattttacattcagtaataggatgtgtattatttgtatttttacatagaattcaatgtaatttaacattcaagaccattaagtaattgaataatcctgttaaaaaaaactttatattataaaattttaaattatattaatttatagattacagcctttattttatggtgaatatttttaataaaaataatttactgtgttttaatggcatttacactttatgcacaaaaaacaaaaaaaaaaaccctgtaaaataatacagtaaatttctgtgaaataacttttttttttttttttacagtgcacaCTACTTCACAATGtcatcacactctgtcttttgttattgttttgattgagagaccactagcggctgaaattacatattgtgcgtttaaataTACACTTAATGTGAAGCACAGTACTTAAAGGCAAAACATAATTTCTCGATTAATTAATCACTCAACATTCTGATTAATACTTTAAATTGGAAATGCAGTAATTGATTATCTGGTCATGTTGTCTCAAAAGaagtaaatgttttctgttacCTCTTCAATGTTTTTACTTTCTTGAGCATTCAAATATTGTAGCACTTGAGTTATTTGTTTGAAAGATCTGTATGCTCTCAAATGAGTGGTGGCTATTTGGAACATATTGAAAATACTagcctgtatttttttaaaaagtctaacAACTGTCTGCTCTCAAAGGAATGTTCATACAATAAATTACACTTATGTTTACCGCTCTTGGTATGTTTTTCATAAGttcttccctctttgtgtctcacaGTATCCTCAGGTATAAATTAACTTTTAGATAGGCAAACCaatcaaaactttaatttaaagcTTCTACTCACCATTTTAAATTGATAAGTGTGGCAAATGCTGATATTCACTTACACCAATGCAAGATTagtgaaaataaaagaatatgGGTGCCATAATAAGGCTCTTACTCCAGTGTGCTGCAGTCTGCCCTAAAACAGGTGGTGTAGCAAAAATGTGGCAGTGAATATGGAATGGAATTCTCTGAGTCTACTGTCTGTGTAGACACAAAGGCATTCCATTCCATTCCATTCCATTCCATATTCTGTGCCACATTTCTGCTACACTGCCTGTTTTAGGGCATACTGTAGAAAACTGGAGTAAGAGCCTTATTATGGCACCCTATGATCGCTATATAGGCCTTCTTATTTTAGAATACTTAAATAAAGTCATGGAAATGGggtaaaatattatataaaggTTATGGAAAATTTTTGAAAATTcattgttaaaaatgtgtgGGAACCCTGGATCACAGGTACATTAAAACTGATTAAAGTTGAACAGATCCGCAACATTCTACATCAGTTGGACAACACGACTTATTCCACTCACTGAGCAGCTGTGGAcacctgtttttatgtcttatggtaatattttctgttattctaCACTGTCAGACTGTACAGGAGGTTTGGATGCAGCAgtgctgccatctgctggttaCTGGCCAGCAGGAACTCTCCACATCTCTGTCCATctttcacaaaataacatttatgaACAGCATATTCACAAAATATAGTCAGTGATAACATGTTTTCTTCACTTTACTGAATTTATGATTGgttgatttattttctatttcacagatttttttaaatggcattgtattttttttaatagaatatCTTAAATACATCATAAATTTAGTCGGTCCACTGCTGGTTCTGGCTGGAAATGTTTGTTAAAGAAAGATCATAGCGTGTGACTGTTCAAAGAGAATTAGAGTTGTGACAAACCTCTCTGTTAAGCCTGCATTCAACACTTTGTGTAATAAGTGTTCTTTCTGGACTGTCTAATCAAGAGCAAACGGTTTAATTTGAGTTACAATATTACTCAGTTTATTGAAGACAGGTTAAATACACGGTTAGAAACTGCTAAAATTGAGTCATATGTGGTCTCTGGATAGTGGACACCCATCTCAGCATCTGTGCCCTGGAGAATGAGAGGTAACATTTGTCTGAGGCTGAATTACcaaagtgtttctgttttatgtaaTTTCAGCAAAAATGGTTGGCTCATGCATTATTACCTGAACTGCAAGCTCTGTCTTATGAGGGGACCCTGTGTCAAAAGCAAGTTTTAATGCctttaatattttcagtgaGATATTGTGCCTATGTGGGCTTGTTATGTGTTGGGATTaggttattttaaaaatgaccataaaCACAAACTTACTGGAGGTGGGAGGACGGGGGCTAAAAgtcattttgtttgtatattgAATGACCAATGTAGCCATAACATGactttctatttattttctcttcttttaaatttaatttttgtaatgttttattcttcATCCATATTAGAACTGGCCATTAGTTTTCTGTATGCTTGCtggtttttcatcattttttgaaagagaaaaaaaagcgtTTGCTCTCTCATTTCAAACACTAGGCTTTAAGTTTTTTATACAAAACTTTATTCAACAATAAATAGCACATAGTACGTCaggaacaaaacaagaacacaacacaaagggaaggaaaagacgAGATAGTGCAGTTCATGTGACCTATCAAACACTATTGCGCAACTTCTCCCGGTTCACTGCATCACATGACTCTTTTCCACTTCCTGAACTCTATTGTAAATGCAGGATCTCACTGACATCAATAATATAATCTTCAGTTTATTCCTCATGAGCGCATCGCAGTCTGTGGACAGCAGACACACCGTGTTCCGACCTCTCGGTCCGTCTGCTGCTGTCACAGCGCAGGAAGACGCTTCCACACTGTCTGCAAACTTTCTGCTGGACTCCAGGGTAAGAATATGATTCTCTATTCACACTGCTGCTGAACACTAGATAATTATACACAGTACTGCTCCGTTACACCGTGCAGTACACAGAAGAAAAGCATTGTCATCGCTTTTTAACGAGAATAAACAGCAAGAACAGACGGATTCAACCCTAAATCCTAAACCACGGCCAGGTTGCTAACTGGATTATTGATTTTTGATGGAAAGAGATGCGCCAAGGTAGCAGAGATAAGGTCCGGTTTGAGCGTTTAGCCTTCAACATTAAAGTTGTGCAGTAGAAAACAGAAGTCAGCACATTTTCACCACTGCTGGTAGGAGTCATACAGCTAGCAGTGCTGGAAGAAGTGTTCAGAtgctttactgaagtaaaagtaccaaaacagcgatgtaaaaatactctgttacaagtaaaagtcctacagtaaagtattatgagcttgatgtagttaaagtattgcagtaaaagtagtagtttggtccctttgactgatatattattatatatgacatcattagattattaatagtgaagcatcagtgttagagcagcactgtttacactactttatatacagttagctagtttgtTGATCCCAAAATATATGAGCTGACACATGTTAGTAGAGAATAACTatattttaaacagtattttaataAATTCGCTCAGGTCGATGCGTCTCATTCTCTACTATGTGTgtagaaatgttcttactttgcTCACAAGACAAGTGCGCACGCAAAATTATCATCGGATTCATGACACGTGCGCACCAAGCCAATTTTGTTCTCACCATTGCGCGTTTATTAGTGAATCACaatcattctaaattgacaggcGCGTGCTTGCTATCGGTAATTAGCGTACCTCTATTTTAAGGGAAGCTCTGTTGGAGCGGTGCAGCAGTGAGGAGAGCTGTCACTTGTTGCGCAGATGgtaaacatgtagaaaaacTTCACTGCTggtgaaatgcaaacaatagtttaagaagtagaagccagaaaaggcTCATTTGTCTGGAAACATGTCGTTGGCACAACAAGAGCCTGATTGTGAGTCCTGTATACAGCCTGCACACCTTGTTTTCTCAAGTTTCTAATTATTGCTTATTAATGCTGCAAAAGGAAAGAACCCAAACTCGATTTTTATCAATCAcctttcattcattattaaaagCCCATTTACGTttggttttatggttttatgaatatatatttcCAGATTCTTAGAGCTTCTTGTACACATCCCCTAATCTGAGTGCACACTTTCACAACTCTCCATGCACGTTTGCAAATAATACAGCTACAATATTGGCTCCCATATAATACTGAACACCAACTAAACCTGAGTGAAAACTGAGTAGAATTTGTGTGTGACACTTATTCCTTTATTGTTTTACCAAAATATAAAGCTGAGGATGACAGTGAGTCCCATTGTTTCCATGTATTCTTTTAAGAGCtcttttgttgtaaatatgtaaaatttaaCAGAAGACATGATTCAAAGATTCTGCAAATATTCTtgtaaataagacaaaaataaacaaggGAGTGTCTTTTTCCACAAACTCATTTCCAgttgttggttttttgtttttgtttttttttgaaaggaaCAATGTTGAAGTTGGAGGAGTGTCGAGAGCGGATCCGCACAGAGCTGGACAATGTCGTGGACTTCTGGCTGAAATACTCCCATGACACCGTACATGGGTACTGTAGTTACTTGCATTCTCTTGAAATGGAAGTAATATTGTCGACTCATGGCGACGTGAAGTAATAACGTCGACTTACATGTCCATCAGTGGTGCACGTTACTGTTAACTGTGTGCATGCAGTCTGTATCCTTGTGATGAATGTGAatctctgcttcctgtttcagaGGCTTCTTCACTTGTATCGGGAAGGATGGGAAGGTTTATGATGAGCTGAAATACGTCTGGTTGCAGGGTAGACAGGTAAGtctctgtagtgtgtgtgtgtgtgtgtgtgatgcaggaCAGGAGTAATCCACTCCgttctgttttttaatatttttttaatactttcaCAGGTGTGGATGTACTGCCGCCTGTACCGAACCATGGATCGCTTCCGCAAGCCTGAAATTCTTGAAGCAGCAAAAGTTGGTATGTGTGAATAACAGCATCATTCTGCAGGTTTAACCTATTGAGTTCGAGGAAGTCCACCACCAgaaactgtttgtttgtgtcacttTCACCAAGAGCAAGATATTCCAACTTGTCCCTGCGGTTCTGCAGGTAtctggtcataaaccaaagtattggacagaTTCAAATTTATAATAGGGGATACAAAAAGTATTAGGGAACCTCATCTTGGAACCATGATTGTGTATACTAAACTTTACAGCAAGCCAATGTGTTGGCGTAACCAAACAGCACTGGCATCCCTAAAGCAATGTTGTTTGGTCATAAAGATCTAAAGAAAATCTAAAGAAATGGCAGATTgacattcagtttatttaacACATTCATGCTCCTCACAGGATGAACCCTTAGCTTTTCAGATCATAGTTATCATACTTAAAGGATAgggtcacaatttttcatgtctgtcttaaaacagaaAACCTCTCGCACTGGTCATAAATGAACATATATGACCAGTgagagaggttttcctcgctgtaatcctCTTGTtcatattaaaagatccttcaaatgtgctttcaatggaagtgatggagccaaaatccacagtgtgtccacacagtcatttaaaagtctgtgtgaagcttatatgaggcttcatcagtctgagttagtcatatcaagtggatatctgacacatttacagtctttttagcgtcaaattccctctttgtgtttcctcggacagtgtttccctgttgagctgcaggtggaagtatagtaacaaaaagagggactttggcactaaaaagactgtaacgttgaaagatatctacttgatttgactcatttggacgctgaagcttcatattagcttcagataaacttttttaaatacatttttgcacagaaggaggactgtggattttgtcccccatcacttccgttgttcatttgggctcctgactgttgtttgaagacacacttgaaaaactgagaACCTGTCCTTTTTAATATATTCACAAAATCCCCTCCCACCAGTCATCAGAATGTATCCTGTGGAGACATTTGTAATTGAAAATAATGTGCTTTTAAAATTCAGCAAAATACAGTTAGAGTTAGAGACACAAATGAGTTCATGCGGCTGAAGTATCACATGTCCACAGGCAGCAGATGGTTGAACGTAGTGTTCTTTTGTAAAAGATTAATGGCAGTCATGACAGTGTTTGCTCTGCACTTTCCTCTAATTACCTTCGAGGTACAATAAAGTACACAACATGTCATCACTGTTGGTGGAAACTTCATCTGCAAAATCTCACTTTtccaggaaaagaaaacagcagtgcTTTTAGCTTGGTCACCTTTTATTTATGCTTGAACAGAGTTTTTACAGTACGAGGTTAACAACAGTATGATTTACACATAGAGAAGcattcttttaaaatgaagtcaatcaatcaaaacatGAACTGTACTATGATCTGGAGTTAAATATCTTTCATGTGACAACAACAATATATTTAGTGCAACTGTTGGTGTATTTCTGGGCAAAGTTTGCAGTTGGAgatgtcttttgttgttttttaaattcatcacTGGGACAGTCTGTGAAACAACAGGAAAGACTATTCTCCCCTCATATCATTACTTTTCCAATTGATCATTGTTCTCCAGCAGCAAACATACGCCAGCAGTGTGGCTCTTTCTGAATAAAGCCATACCCAGCATTGACATGTTACACATATATCTGAATGACCGCTActttaacagacagatgaagGCTGCGATGTTGTGTATTCATGTCTGAGAAGAGCTCACATACTGGTGTGTCTAGTCATCAGCTAATACACTcttgttgtgtttatgtttcaggAGGAGCATTCCTGAGAAAGTTTGCTcgtgtttccagcagcagtggCCAGTGGAAGTGCGCCTTCTGCTTAACAAGAGATGGTAAACCAGTCAAAATTCAGAGGACCATATTCAGTGAGTGTTTCTACATCATGGCCATGGATGAACTGAGCAGGGTCACTGGTGACAAGGACATGCAGGTATGAAGAAACTGTTAAAACCACATTGTGTATTATAAAACATGCCATTATGCAATTATGCCCTGCTTTGTTTTGGACAATGTTTGTCAAAAACTATATAGGATAATATTCTGACAACTTCCATCCAGATTGCTATGAAATATGGTATCAATGTTGGTGACActcctgacctttcctctagcaccacagTCAAGCCAACTTTTCCTCTTTCACCAGTTCTTGGTCCATGATGATGGAAAACTAATAGtcagatttccatgaaattcatggtccccagaggaagGCTCCTAATATTATCTAGCTGCACCATCAGGCTGAAATATCCACTTGTGCACAAGAAATAACTGCAATGATACTTAATAAATACATCCTGCTCCATagacatgtttgtttacataatgGGCAAgagcattttcatatttttatcctaaacctcacttatttttttctgaaaggtTCACTCATACGAGTTCTCCAAGTCGGCCTCAACAAATtctcttaactgcctgaacttgtAATAAATTGCTCATTTCAGTCTGATGAACGGCACCTGTTCATGAGTAGGTGCGCATTTGTGAGATCtcatcattagcataatccatAGCCATATAAGACTccatgttctgttctgtttatgGGCAAGTTTCATTCTTGTTCATTTTGtcagatgtttttatattgtggGGACAGAGGGTcaaaaatgacttaatgatATGCCTACTGGATTATTTTAGAGCTGCGGTTAATCATTAACTTTCCCCTCTGAACAGATCTTTTGTGCAGGATGTTTCTGAAATAGGATCAATGGGCTTcatgatttaagaacatttttgGAATTTTCTCTTAGGTATGAACAATCAGTCCAGAGCTGTCGTACATGTCATGAACAGACATGACAtgtctctgcctttcttcagaTACGATACCAAAATcaactaaaacaaaatgaatgtaaaattaatatCCTGTTAAAcatataatcatcatcatcatcgtggGTGCCAGTTTACACAGAGGGTTTTTACACTTAAtgatttttttgcatgttttggcACAGTTAATTATACATTACAGTAGTTGCTAGGAAACGTCTCTCTGGAGCTCTCTGTCCAgtgtcatgttgtgttgcagctgacagtgtaacatcactgACTGTAGGCTGTAATATTCACTCCTCTTCATGTTTAAGCTtcccctctttatttctgttacAGTAGGCTTGTTTCAGTTCCTCTACAAAATCCACAAAACTCCTCCTGAGCAACAATGATTTAAAAGTTTCGTAGTAATTTCAAagtgaagctaatatgaagcagtTCACCAGTGTTTCAGTTGGAGTCTGGCTGAGTAATGCAGGAGGTTTCATTTTTGAGTAAATATTTCTTGCCCCAACATGCTTCACTTCACCTCCCTCCACAACATGATCACGCTGATAGGCTGGACTCTGTTCCACTCTCTTACTAGCTGGAGGCTGAACAGATGATGGAACAGCTGATCTACTGGGTCCGGGTGGACTCGTCAGGCTTGGGCCGGCCCCAACTTCCTGGAGACATTCCCACCAATAGCATGGCAGTTCCCATGATGCTGCTGTGTCTGGTGCAACAACTTACTGAAGGCCGAGGGCAGGAAGTGGTTCAGAAGTACAGAGAGCTGGGCAGCTGGTGTGTTCAGCAGATTCTACAACATATCCAGGTGTGGACACTGTGGAGTTGAAATGACCTTCCAGAGCTATATAATTACAAGTAGGATCACTTCTGTTCGTATGCTTCAATTACGTCAGTTAGTTTGTGAGTCGATTTTTGACTCTTCACCTCACACAGTATCTTTGCCTCATCTTCAACTCTCTGGCGCCCCCCTCAGGAGGCTTTTGGCTTTGTCCTGCTGAATGTACATGTCTATTACAGACCACATCCTTTCATTTCCCCATGATTAAATGTCATCAAGAACCATGAGTTCAGTTACAGCACAGAGAATATTTCATT
This window of the Thunnus albacares chromosome 5, fThuAlb1.1, whole genome shotgun sequence genome carries:
- the LOC122983033 gene encoding N-acylglucosamine 2-epimerase; protein product: MLKLEECRERIRTELDNVVDFWLKYSHDTVHGGFFTCIGKDGKVYDELKYVWLQGRQVWMYCRLYRTMDRFRKPEILEAAKVGGAFLRKFARVSSSSGQWKCAFCLTRDGKPVKIQRTIFSECFYIMAMDELSRVTGDKDMQLEAEQMMEQLIYWVRVDSSGLGRPQLPGDIPTNSMAVPMMLLCLVQQLTEGRGQEVVQKYRELGSWCVQQILQHIQRDGTAILENVSLEGAELPGCQGRLQNPGHALEAGWFLLQYSAEQGDEQLQRTAINKFVELPYQYGWDTEHGGLFYFLDVDGHCPTQLEWSMKLWWPHCEALIAFLMAYSQTKKPELLERFSQVYEYTLSHFSDAKNGEWFGYLTQEGRVALDLKGGPFKGFFHVPRCLYMCERILDDLLANKD